In Cyclopterus lumpus isolate fCycLum1 chromosome 13, fCycLum1.pri, whole genome shotgun sequence, the genomic window AATTCATTGAGTTATTTTCCCATCCAACCTAATACCTATTTATAGTATCACATTTGAACCCACATAAGCTGTGGTCCTATTGACGAGGCATTTTCACGATGCTTTTAGATGACCTCCGTGTGCAGGAAAAGCAGAGAGAAGATCAAACTATGGCTGATCGTCGCCTCCGTCTTAGTCTTCATCTGTGCCGTGATTGTGATTTCGCTGGTCGTGTGCTCAGGTGAGGTTGCACGATGAGTCTGAGAGGATGCTGCATTTATTAAGGGATGCGTGCATAATCAAAGTGAAAAGTCAGGTCATAATGTCAGTTTGTTGAAATACTTTGAGCTGTGTACCAAGGCGAGTTATCATACCGTAAAGTGCACATGTTACACGGTCATGTCCAAAACAAGTATAAAAGAATTCAAAGCGGATAATAACATTAAGTTATGCTGCTCCTCTGAACAGCGATCCACGAGGACGTGGATGAGAACTTTGACAGCTCGTTGTTTACCGTTCCTCGGTCTTTCAACGGGAGCTTCCGACTGCCCAATCAGACCTTCACAGAAGAACTTTTCACCCTTTCTTCCAATGAAAGCCAAGTACTCACTGCTGGCCTTCAAGAAAAGGTTTGTACCAGTTATGAGCTGCATGTCAAACAATGTGCTTAATAAATGCATATTAATTGTTTGTATTCATAACTTGTGAAATACCCCCGTACAAACATTATTCCTTTATCTTGCCAATGCATCAGTTAATTAATGGTAATAGTCTTAAGTGAAGTTATGCTATTTATTAGTGTTTTTTGTAAGAGAGCTGTATagtatgtataatgtatataaatgtaacttcCATTACTTCCCAGTAAGAAACGCTCTTCTAATCCCACAAGCTTTGCGAAACAAAAACCTgctcacagctgctgctgctgaaagcCCTCTAAAGTGAAAGTATTTAATATCGGCCTAATTGTTtgcctgtgcatgtgtgcgccTGCCCCACCCAGCTGTCTGACCTCTACAGAACCTCCCCTGCTCTGGGACGATACTTCTCCGGAGTAGAGATACATGCTTTCAGGTGAACAAGCGTTACACCCACACGCCGTGTTTGTGAATTACATTCTTTGTTTCACCTCTGCTACGTGGTTTGACCTTTTGTAGCTCGTAGCATGTGTGGTTCTTCCATTTCCCTCTCCCCACAGGAACGGGTCGGTCATCGCTGACTACCAGCTGACATTCCTCATGCCTGAAGAGCAGCAGGATCAGCTGAGAAACATAACCCTGAGCAGGGAGATGGTGTACAACGTGTTCAGGCAGTTCCTCAACGACCAGGAGGCGGATGAGTCGGGGCAGATGTACGTCGATCCAGCTTCCCTGAACATGTTTCTAAGACACTAGGACAACTGGTGTAGCTTGCTTTTTTCAAACCTCACTGAAGTGAGATACTGCTAcagtgagggggggaggggggggggggggggttgtttgtgTCAGACGTCTGTGTgattctattcaattcaattcaattcaatttttcaattcagtttattttgtatagcccaatatcacaaattacaaatttgcctcagagggctttacaatctgtacacatacgacatccctgtcccaggacctcacatcggatcaggaaaaactccccaaaaacaatttaataataatataataatattctccCACGAGTCTGCAGAAATGTTGCATCGTGATGCATCTCTACCACAGGAAGCCACATGGCCGCAGTCGCACAGACGCCACTCTGGTTGGAGGTCATATGCGTGACCACATTGTGACTTCTGTTTAATAAACTTTTAAGATTGTTCTTAATTCAATCAACAGTGCATGACCTCTCAGGACTCAAAATAGACATATACTGTCAAACAAAAATAAGCGTTTTGTCGAGTGTATGAAATAAATGGTTCCATATTGTATTTGGGACTTTATTACTATGCCTTGTTTAACTGCAACTGTAAATCTCAGTGctgtaattatttatatttattcccTGCCACTGTCATTTCACCATGATCATTTTTACAAAACATGTGCCTGAaattgtgtctttaaaaaaaaagaaatacaagagTTTATATTTGCATGTCTTTGCCATTATTTCCTGCCCCCAGACATTATTTACAAACCAAAACTGTGGAACACTCTTAAAACATTTGCCTGTAGAGCAACAAACACTGGGGAGAACTGTGCAGGAAAATAAGCCTGCTGCGGATCATCTAGTCAGTGAAGGCTATGCACGGCCATAATAACCGCTGTATTTGTAATGCTCCGTCAAACATGCTAGTTATGAttgcctttgtttgttttttttgtctctggaTGTTGCATTTAATAACACCAGTGACATGTCACTTATACAGAGCTGTGTGTCAGTATATGAGCTCACAGTCTGTTTCCTGGCAGTGTTCATATCAACATGTCACTCTTCTAATAGGAATAAAGCTGTCATTAATGTTTGTGGCAACGTATCTGGTCACAGACAGACATTCTTCTTTATTTTAGGCTTGAGAACTAACTCCACGTAGTTGTTTTTTCTCACTTCAATCTTATGGTAAGAACTCACGTGATAACCGTTTGATTAAAATAACCATGTAAGATAAAATGTGTAAGGcctattatttctaaaatacagaatattttAACAGATATATTATTTGTCACAGCTGAAACTGcaattaatatgattattagagTCATTCAGTTACAGTATAACTTTGGATTCAGCTCATCTTTTTTACAATGGactcaataataaaatatatcattattatacgGTGTAAACAAGAAGAAAGTTGGCATCtaatttacatttgaatatacATGTTGGGCTTTTGAATAGCAATACATTATCATTCCGACAGCAGTGCACATAAAACATGATTGAACCCCACAGAGAACCAGGACCTAATATTTGCTGTTCTGAAAAGGCACACTTAGAATTTGAGAATAATATTATGCATGACATACATTCCTAATACTATTGGAGAGGAGTAAGGAGATACTGAGCATGTTGTCCCCTGGTCCCCTTTTCCTGAAGGGAAAATGTTTACACATGCAGTTCTCAAACGTCCTGCATGACAGTCACATGCTGGTCAAAAGAGCAAGTCTAAACAGCAGCAGTGCATCGGTGGAATCCAAGAGATTTCAACGGCTTATTGCTGTCCATAAAACCAAATCACTGTACCTGCTCTATTAACTTTCAAATGGgatgaacaaaaataaacctGCACATTTCTGTGAATACTAGATTATTGATTTTAACTGAACACCGTATTAATAGGTACTAGCTGCCTGTAGTCACTGGTGTTCCCCCTCCACAATCCTATTTTGAGAATTGGTAATCGTCTCAAGCCAGATTAGCTATAATAAACCCTGTAAGCTTGATAGCTTGTTTGGCTTAAACACCACCGCTGTCTATGCTTTATCAAACCCATGATCCTCTGAGGTTGGTCATGCAAAGCCACAAGGTCAGCCATGGGTCACCAGCGCTggttaaacatgtatttatccattctggatgtgtgtgcagggtTGTTATATAGTCTATCACAAGTCATGTCTATtctataaaactaaataaagctGATGTTCATCATAAGGCTTGAGTTACTGTTATAATGATGAGTTTGTATGGTATCTCAAAAAATTCTTTGATAACCTAATCATGTTATTTTAGGGCCAGTGGCAATGACGATTGTTTAAGGATAATACCTTTTTTTGGCTTGTCAATGATTGAGAAAAACCCAAGAAAGGACAGGCCTCCAATGCAAATAATTCaattttcatttcagtttattttgtatagcccaatatcacaaattacaaatttgcctcagagggctttacaatctgtacacataccacatccctgacctttgacctcacatcggatcaggaaaaactccccaaaaataacctttgacagggaaaaaagggaagaaaccttcaggagagcaacagaggaggatccctctccccggatggacagatgcaatagatgtcatgtgtgcagaatgaacagagttacagagttacataaacacattacatgaatatgacaatgtatgaatggaacttcacaatccatgaaacagaaggaggtaaatAACCACACAATTAAAGAATTGTAAGGATTAgcgtcttttttttcaaagcacaTGCGTGTACATGTTCCTCCTCTTATGTAAAATACCCAGTACGACCATATTAATCATTGAGTATAAATGACTTTTACTTAATATTTCATGAGAGGCTCAGAAATATCCCCTAATCTGTTCATGTTTGTAAAGAGGGTGGCTACTTCCTAGAGGAATCCCAGAGGTGGGAGGCCACCTTTAAGAGTGGACCTTTAGATCATTTATTTGCATTAAGACGTGTGGCTATGCAGGTGAGCATGCAAAATAATGGGATGAAAATACCTCAGTAAATGTTAATGTAAAACCGCAAAAATGAAAACtcaaatgaatagaaaaaagATGGAAGAAAAGGAATGAAACTGTGTGAAACACAGCATGGCGGATGTCTTCATTTCAACTAAACCCTGTATTTCTCTGACAGCTTTCCTTTTTGCACATACGATTCCCCCTCCTTGGATATTGGTAGACAACCCCACTCCAGTCATATAAGATGCAATGTCCTGAGGTTCTAGAAAGGCTTCTGCAGTTATCCCATTATAGGGTATTATCTCTGCTTTTGGCTGTGGATAGACTTAAAGATTAAGGTGGTCGTCGCATGCGATTTCAGCCTGACCTCAGTGCTGCCGGTGCTCTGAAGGAACATTGTCATCTCTCGCCTCGACCTCCCCACTGGCTCTCTGCAGGCTTCTGGTCCAAATCAAAACCTCTTGAGAAAGAATGGGCGCCTACAACTCAAACCTTGATGATATCATGGAGGAGGACATGCACCACTGGTACACCAAATTCATGAA contains:
- the LOC117741953 gene encoding TPA-induced transmembrane protein; the encoded protein is MDVEMQAIRRNGNDGPAYYCNEPVTAGNGGGVACRIPDATENHSLLSEQSLCQTTSRNGETGPSDHATEAQRTLGNTFTLQEMTSVCRKSREKIKLWLIVASVLVFICAVIVISLVVCSAIHEDVDENFDSSLFTVPRSFNGSFRLPNQTFTEELFTLSSNESQVLTAGLQEKLSDLYRTSPALGRYFSGVEIHAFRNGSVIADYQLTFLMPEEQQDQLRNITLSREMVYNVFRQFLNDQEADESGQMYVDPASLNMFLRH